From a region of the Triticum aestivum cultivar Chinese Spring chromosome 7D, IWGSC CS RefSeq v2.1, whole genome shotgun sequence genome:
- the LOC123167189 gene encoding 60S ribosomal protein L22, whose amino-acid sequence MVVALGPGRFYGGGLPRPRVFPGDRVDPPAPVTDALLCWARDAHWSMGGLGAKRLRLQGRIEGNLIKLRRTARRDARVSAKSAKASKSKVRAAGHGPAPATLDDALGSDDDDSEDEAEVAAQEKAMRREVVDDDEDSESGESEGEGVPLVTIAAAAKRKRARKLSDEFDRIAAAQLEGGAKKKPMAAAPAKASLRKKAAASAAAVPAPAAEAPAKKSLKRKAVAPAAGAEPRTSPKRKAPEVPAARRTSPRSKH is encoded by the coding sequence ATGGTGGTCGCGCTCGGTCCGGGCAGGTTCTACGGCGGCGGCCTGCCTCGCCCCCGCGTCTTCCCGGGCGACCGTGTCGACCCGCCGGCGCCCGTCACCGACGCGCTGCTCTGCTGGGCGCGGGACGCGCACTGGTCCATGGGCGGGCTCGGCGCCAAGCGCCTCCGCCTGCAGGGCCGCATCGAGGGCAACCTCATCAAGCTCCGCCGCACCGCGCGCCGCGACGCCAGGGTCTccgccaagtccgccaaggcctcCAAGTCCAAGGTCCGCGCCGCGGGGCACGGGCCCGCGCCTGCCACCCTCGACGACGCGCTCGGCTCCGACGACGACGACTCCGAGGACGAGGCGGAGGTCGCGGCCCAGGAGAAGGCGATGCGGCGCGAGgtggtggatgatgatgaggactcCGAGTCCGGCGAGTCCGAGGGCGAGGGGGTGCCGCTCGtgaccatcgccgccgccgccaagaggAAGCGCGCCAGGAAGCTCTCCGACGAGTTCGACCGCATCGCCGCCGCGCAGCTCGAGGGCGGCGCGAAGAAGAAGCCCATGGCCGCGGCTCCGGCCAAGGCGTCGCTCAGGAAGAAGGCTGCTGCTTCTGCTGCGGCGGTTCCTGCTCCGGCCGCTGAGGCACCTGCCAAGAAGTCGCTGAAGAGGAAGGCGGTGGCGCCTGCGGCTGGTGCGGAGCCGAGGACGTCACCGAAGAGgaaggctccggaggtgccggcggCAAGGAGGACGTCGCCGAGGTCGAAGCACTGA
- the LOC123167191 gene encoding protein FAR1-RELATED SEQUENCE 6, translated as MHVFVRQYTRLQFDRGSDESYQENRTRISSAMMRTNVAIERHASKVYTRKMFEQFGENLFEGGSYQVEEIEKKKKNIARHNDALKREKWSKVEYEVTISDEVDWFECECGQFAHMGMLRCHALKVVNHVGVPEIPKRHILKRWAKDDRDILPQHIAHFQKDQAANQCFTCRSSTLYLHAMELVRIGDSSISAYELVFGRIKDLIVEVSPLAEKTDGLGIEDRIAAESSRKNNGSVGAIINIDAQMGDNENSMTASGNWDALAGLSAPSKKHGVGRPCSSREKVSYEGLSKRTRLCSICKFPGHKRTICLCQNNLARLLRARTVV; from the exons ATGCATGTGTTCGTCCGTCAGTACACGAGGCTACAATTCGACCGGGGATCAGATGAAAGCTACCAAGAAAACAGGACAAGGATT AGTAGTGCTATGATGAGGACAAACGTTGCTATCGAAAGGCACGCGAGTAAGGTTTACACGAGAAAGATGTTCGAACAATTTGGTGAGAATCTGTTTGAAGGTGGATCATACCAAGTCGAGGAgattgaaaagaaaaagaaaaatatcgCAAGGCACAACGACGCCTTAAAACGAGAGAAGTGGAGTAAGGTCGAATACGAGGTGACCATATCAGATGAAGTTGACTGGTTTGAATGTGAATGTGGGCAGTTTGCCCACATGGGAATGCTTCGCTGCCATGCTTTGAAG GTGGTGAACCACGTTGGTGTACCGGAGATACCCAAGCGGCACATCCTAAAAAGGTGGGCGAAAGATGATAGAGACATCTTGCCACAACACATAGCTCACTTTCAAAAGGATCAGGCTGCGAATCAATGTTTTACCTGTCGGAGCTCAACCCTGTACCTGCACGCCATGGAACTGGTGAGGATTGGAGACTCATCAATCTCTGCCTACGAGCTCGTATTTGGGAGGATCAAGGACTTAATCGTAGAGGTATCTCCGCTGGCGGAAAAGACGGATGGTCTAGGAATTGAGGATAGGATAGCTGCTGAATCAAGTCGAAAGAACAATGGCTCAGTAGGGGCAATCATAAACATTGATGCACAGATGGGTGACAATGAGAACAGCATGACTGCGTCTGGCAATTGGGATGCCCTCGCTGGTTTGTCTGCTCCAAGCAAGAAGCATGGTGTTGGCCGGCCGTGCTCGAGCAGAGAGAAAGTGTCATACGAAGGCTTGAGTAAGCGCACAAGGTTGTGCAGTATATGCAAGTTCCCAGGGCATAAGAGGACAATCTGCCTGTGCCAAAACAACCTCGCAAGACTGTTACGTGCAAGAACTGTTGTGTGA